One Blastocatellia bacterium genomic region harbors:
- the rplI gene encoding 50S ribosomal protein L9 yields MASVQVLLREDVEHLGRRGEIVRVKAGYARNFLLPRGLAMIATPGNMKAIEQERALLARREAKERIAAQSLAEKLAGISLEFERKASEQGVFYGSVTAHDVAQALAERGFEVERRHIRLDALIKQPGHYTVSVKLYRDVHVQLPLTVKAEGAVDESEPAAMDSATTEEAPPAETATDT; encoded by the coding sequence ATGGCATCAGTGCAAGTATTATTGAGGGAAGATGTTGAGCATCTGGGACGACGTGGCGAGATTGTGCGGGTCAAAGCCGGTTACGCGCGCAATTTTTTGTTACCTCGCGGGCTGGCGATGATCGCTACGCCGGGCAATATGAAGGCGATTGAGCAAGAACGGGCACTGTTAGCTCGACGGGAGGCGAAAGAACGAATTGCCGCTCAATCGCTCGCCGAGAAGCTGGCCGGCATTTCATTGGAGTTTGAACGTAAAGCCAGCGAGCAAGGCGTGTTCTACGGCTCCGTCACCGCGCACGATGTTGCGCAGGCGCTCGCTGAACGCGGATTTGAAGTGGAGCGGCGCCACATTCGTCTGGACGCGCTGATCAAGCAGCCGGGGCATTATACCGTCTCTGTCAAACTCTACCGCGATGTTCATGTTCAACTCCCATTAACGGTCAAAGCTGAAGGCGCTGTGGATGAATCCGAGCCTGCCGCGATGGACTCGGCTACTACGGAGGAAGCTCCGCCAGCAGAAACCGCCACGGACACATAA